From one Maridesulfovibrio frigidus DSM 17176 genomic stretch:
- a CDS encoding RsmB/NOP family class I SAM-dependent RNA methyltransferase, protein MTNNLRTFRLICSEKDVSAVEELLLSQGFEFKAEPFYSMARILTKEPFPLGDSLASRFGRIYIQDRSSMLPPIMLNPESGAKVLDMCASPGSKTGLLARLVGRDGFVLASEPSKDRLALLRQNLRRVQAINSATVSYESQKLPLPANGWEYILLDPPCSGWGTINKNPKAMDLWSGEKTVPLIALQRELLAKAYNLLTPGGKVVYSTCTTNVQENEEQTRFATEELGFELIKLPHPEGFTIADPLLPNMDGVLRVDGSGGGQGFYVCGLRKPGNAEPEYPETAPLPGQKLNLKKLDYPEAVDFSALPDGELYDFKGKAMFLNRHALTMLPPDIRWQGYPLGKISGKKFRPNPYAHVLLPKIPDASALVLEYAEDLAKLFSGQSLTAPAKGKGPVGLYFKQLLLGFTGKKGSRFIWTEK, encoded by the coding sequence ATGACAAACAATCTTCGAACATTCAGACTAATCTGCTCAGAAAAAGACGTCTCCGCAGTTGAAGAGCTTTTGCTCTCGCAAGGCTTTGAATTTAAAGCGGAACCTTTCTACTCCATGGCGCGTATTCTAACAAAAGAACCATTCCCGCTTGGCGATTCGCTAGCTTCAAGGTTCGGGCGTATCTATATACAAGATCGCTCCTCCATGCTGCCACCGATAATGCTTAACCCTGAATCTGGCGCAAAAGTGCTAGATATGTGCGCCAGTCCGGGCAGTAAAACCGGACTCCTAGCAAGATTGGTCGGGCGCGACGGATTTGTTCTAGCCAGTGAGCCATCAAAAGACAGGCTCGCTCTTTTACGCCAAAATCTAAGACGCGTACAAGCCATCAACAGTGCAACGGTAAGTTACGAATCGCAAAAACTTCCACTTCCTGCGAACGGATGGGAATATATTTTACTAGATCCACCTTGCAGCGGTTGGGGAACCATCAACAAAAACCCAAAAGCTATGGATCTATGGTCCGGCGAAAAGACCGTGCCTCTGATCGCACTGCAACGGGAACTACTTGCAAAAGCATATAATCTACTCACTCCGGGTGGTAAGGTTGTATACTCGACATGTACCACCAATGTGCAGGAAAATGAGGAACAGACCCGTTTCGCAACCGAGGAACTAGGATTCGAACTGATAAAACTACCTCACCCCGAAGGATTCACCATTGCAGATCCGCTTCTGCCGAATATGGATGGAGTCTTGCGGGTTGATGGATCAGGCGGTGGTCAGGGATTCTACGTTTGCGGGCTAAGAAAACCCGGCAATGCCGAACCAGAATACCCCGAAACTGCGCCCTTGCCGGGACAAAAGTTGAATCTAAAAAAGCTTGATTATCCCGAAGCTGTGGATTTTTCAGCATTGCCGGACGGCGAGCTTTATGACTTCAAAGGCAAAGCAATGTTCCTAAACAGACACGCGCTAACCATGCTGCCACCGGACATTCGCTGGCAGGGCTATCCACTTGGTAAGATTTCAGGTAAAAAATTCAGACCTAATCCGTACGCACACGTTTTACTTCCTAAAATACCGGATGCATCCGCGCTAGTATTAGAATATGCGGAAGATTTAGCTAAATTATTTTCAGGGCAAAGCCTGACAGCTCCGGCCAAAGGGAAAGGTCCTGTCGGTTTATATTTCAAACAGTTACTTTTAGGCTTTACAGGCAAAAAAGGTAGCCGCTTTATCTGGACAGAAAAATAG
- a CDS encoding class I fructose-bisphosphate aldolase codes for MNGTTRRMKRLFDKTSGNSLILALDHGANEGMIDGLGAIPSILKDLTSSEVQGVILNKGLARHFSAIIPEDINLIIQMNAGTRHGSPSYNKNIVCSIQEALRLGADAVSVHVNIGNELEDRMLVDLGEITDEAHQLGIPVLATVFARGSQIVNEHDSSLVAHCIRIGAELGPDIVAVPYPDNGEAFRKAVAASPVPVLVTGGPLGQTIEGAINNTLRGLESGCKGCCIGRNIFQTKNPIESMEKFAKVIHKKETITDT; via the coding sequence ATGAACGGTACTACACGTCGCATGAAGCGACTATTTGACAAAACAAGTGGGAATTCACTCATTCTAGCACTCGACCACGGTGCAAACGAAGGAATGATCGACGGCCTTGGTGCCATCCCATCTATACTGAAAGATCTAACTTCATCCGAAGTGCAGGGTGTAATCCTGAACAAAGGACTGGCAAGACATTTCAGCGCAATTATCCCTGAAGATATAAACCTGATCATACAAATGAATGCAGGAACAAGACACGGTTCTCCTTCATATAACAAAAACATTGTCTGCTCTATTCAGGAAGCTCTGAGACTAGGGGCCGACGCTGTATCCGTACACGTTAATATCGGAAACGAGCTTGAAGACCGCATGCTGGTAGACCTAGGTGAAATCACAGACGAAGCTCACCAGCTCGGAATTCCTGTGCTGGCAACAGTTTTTGCCAGAGGTAGCCAGATTGTGAATGAACATGATTCAAGTCTGGTAGCTCACTGCATCCGCATCGGCGCAGAACTTGGCCCTGACATCGTTGCGGTGCCATACCCTGACAACGGTGAGGCTTTCCGCAAAGCGGTAGCAGCCAGCCCCGTTCCTGTTCTAGTCACAGGCGGTCCACTAGGACAAACAATTGAAGGCGCCATCAACAACACTTTACGCGGTTTAGAATCGGGCTGTAAGGGGTGCTGCATAGGAAGGAACATTTTTCAGACTAAAAACCCCATTGAAAGCATGGAAAAGTTTGCAAAAGTTATTCACAAAAAAGAAACAATAACAGACACTTAG
- a CDS encoding AAA family ATPase — MQHIDNVTIHAFRGLKELELNDFSRINLFVGDNNCGKTSVLEALYAFCNPADAFKLIQISRLREARFISGRGALNTLQRVKWLFPATTQNTSSHTAELAISGSGRIRIRKYSAVFEEVQGIPEESSIGIESQAALEGFESLLTHEEEDGLTITLKTERADTLPGIFDSDNITIWNNTPTQYIRKSIQFEAKLPVKFVEPHAHRIFGVYAKLYSQAYSLGLLDNLTELLQEFDPDIQGLVILEEEGAATLHIEHRKTGTAPIISFGDGLRRVLFIAMQLISAKDGVCILDELDNSIHTSALQETATWIAKAAEKLDIQVFASTHSLEAVDAFIDASIDDLAVYKLNQGGSLFKRYSHDILYRIRHKRGFDVR; from the coding sequence ATGCAGCACATCGATAATGTTACCATTCACGCATTCCGAGGGCTTAAGGAATTAGAACTGAATGACTTCAGTAGAATAAACCTGTTTGTTGGCGATAACAACTGCGGGAAAACTTCTGTACTGGAAGCGTTGTATGCATTTTGTAATCCGGCAGATGCTTTTAAATTGATACAAATCTCTCGCCTTAGAGAAGCTAGGTTTATTTCAGGAAGAGGAGCTCTAAATACACTCCAAAGGGTTAAATGGCTTTTCCCTGCAACGACTCAAAATACATCCTCCCATACTGCAGAACTAGCTATATCAGGAAGCGGAAGAATTCGTATAAGAAAATACAGTGCCGTTTTTGAAGAAGTTCAAGGCATTCCTGAGGAGTCCAGTATAGGTATTGAGAGTCAAGCTGCTCTTGAAGGTTTTGAAAGCCTTCTTACCCATGAAGAGGAAGATGGGCTAACCATCACGCTTAAAACAGAGCGAGCAGACACGCTCCCCGGCATCTTCGATTCTGACAACATTACAATATGGAACAATACCCCGACACAATACATAAGAAAGAGCATCCAGTTTGAGGCGAAGCTACCCGTCAAATTCGTAGAACCTCATGCCCATAGAATATTCGGAGTATATGCAAAATTATATTCGCAAGCGTACTCACTAGGCCTTTTGGACAACCTGACTGAACTATTGCAAGAATTTGACCCCGATATACAAGGCCTTGTCATACTGGAAGAAGAAGGAGCGGCAACACTTCATATAGAACATAGAAAAACCGGAACAGCCCCAATAATAAGCTTTGGCGACGGCTTGAGGCGTGTTTTGTTCATTGCAATGCAATTAATAAGTGCTAAAGATGGAGTCTGCATCCTTGATGAATTAGATAACTCTATCCACACATCGGCCTTGCAAGAAACAGCAACATGGATCGCCAAGGCGGCCGAAAAATTAGATATCCAAGTTTTTGCATCCACCCACAGCCTCGAAGCCGTTGATGCTTTCATAGATGCTTCAATAGATGACCTTGCCGTATATAAACTAAATCAAGGCGGCTCACTGTTCAAAAGGTATTCACACGACATCCTGTACCGCATCCGCCACAAACGCGGATTTGATGTGAGATAA
- a CDS encoding DUF3226 domain-containing protein, whose amino-acid sequence MKYGYLAVEGPHDLAFVGKILKFYDFTLVKQIADIEGTPFEDLIPTSFPHEGDLLKRMPVPAFFRKADEMIIAISCANSDTRLVEDIQEALAVLVAQDLDGVGIIADLDSEKTPVNRFNAFADGIEKLKLVRPAEAGKASSGSPNTGVYILPDNSSEGTLEDLLIPCAEKVYPTLMQSACSLIDSLDIACDEFKRRDKKEILKPAGKKKAKINIVGSVLKPGKSIQVSIQDNRWISEETRTLPQIIAFENFIKELFSL is encoded by the coding sequence ATGAAATATGGATACCTCGCCGTCGAAGGCCCACATGATCTCGCATTTGTTGGAAAGATTCTTAAATTCTATGACTTCACTCTGGTTAAGCAAATAGCAGACATTGAGGGAACTCCTTTTGAAGATCTAATACCTACATCCTTTCCTCACGAAGGTGACCTTTTAAAACGAATGCCTGTCCCTGCCTTCTTCCGAAAAGCAGATGAAATGATAATCGCCATCAGTTGTGCAAACTCAGACACAAGATTAGTAGAAGATATTCAGGAGGCTCTGGCTGTTCTCGTTGCACAAGACCTCGACGGAGTTGGCATCATCGCGGACCTTGACAGTGAAAAGACCCCAGTGAACAGGTTTAACGCTTTTGCAGACGGAATCGAAAAACTTAAATTAGTTCGCCCTGCCGAAGCCGGCAAAGCTTCAAGTGGTTCCCCAAATACGGGCGTATACATCCTACCAGACAACTCATCTGAAGGAACACTTGAAGATCTTCTGATTCCATGTGCTGAAAAAGTATACCCAACTCTTATGCAATCAGCTTGTAGCCTGATTGACTCACTTGATATTGCTTGTGATGAATTCAAACGGCGGGACAAAAAAGAAATCCTGAAACCTGCCGGAAAGAAGAAAGCGAAAATAAACATTGTAGGCAGCGTGCTTAAGCCTGGGAAATCAATACAAGTTTCTATTCAGGACAACCGTTGGATTTCAGAAGAAACGCGAACTTTACCTCAAATTATTGCATTTGAAAATTTTATTAAAGAGCTTTTTTCCCTTTAA
- a CDS encoding substrate-binding periplasmic protein: MFMLKIKNIFFFLIITAFMVSFETSIYAEVEKDYFGREMTFVYSQPLEFPKTQALIRLYSEVFRRAGIRFRYLNVPSKRAMSLLCSGEVDGDLGRLYSFMNQDRCVVRVGEPNFSISITAFSANPNISLNGWESLRGSKYKAECFRGELICLTRISDLLPPDQCSEVNTVHQGIQKLFKGRTDVFIKGTGAVDWYLKSDQFKIISQGRKIYKSGVMERTTSHMFLYRRHAYLASKIAEILRDMKKDGSFQQLMRY, from the coding sequence ATGTTTATGCTTAAAATAAAAAATATTTTCTTTTTCTTAATTATTACAGCATTCATGGTCTCATTTGAGACGTCAATATATGCTGAAGTTGAAAAGGATTATTTCGGTCGAGAAATGACCTTTGTCTATTCTCAACCGTTGGAATTCCCGAAAACACAAGCATTGATCAGACTTTATTCTGAAGTTTTTAGACGGGCTGGTATCAGATTTAGATATTTGAATGTACCTAGCAAGCGCGCAATGAGTCTGTTGTGCTCCGGTGAGGTTGATGGAGATCTAGGAAGGCTTTATTCTTTTATGAATCAAGATAGGTGTGTCGTGAGGGTTGGTGAACCCAATTTTAGCATTTCTATTACTGCATTTTCAGCAAATCCGAATATTTCATTGAATGGTTGGGAAAGTTTGCGTGGGTCAAAATACAAGGCTGAATGTTTCAGGGGTGAATTGATTTGTTTAACCAGAATATCGGACCTTCTGCCTCCTGATCAGTGTTCTGAAGTTAATACTGTTCATCAGGGAATACAGAAGTTGTTCAAGGGAAGGACAGATGTTTTCATCAAAGGTACGGGAGCTGTAGACTGGTACCTTAAGTCAGATCAGTTTAAAATAATAAGTCAAGGCAGGAAGATATATAAATCCGGAGTGATGGAAAGAACTACCAGTCACATGTTTTTGTATAGAAGACACGCTTACTTAGCTTCCAAAATAGCAGAGATTTTACGAGATATGAAAAAAGATGGTTCTTTTCAACAATTGATGCGTTATTGA
- a CDS encoding FRG domain-containing protein, translating into MTSQSKTITSISDLIEHIRNSGDYMPWFRGQRKESWPLQPYIYRNYTPHLESQMIQRFMLKAQVFIDNCPAKTEYGDWLVLMQHYGLPTRLLDWSESPLVAAYFATAGNKGTEDASISMLNPGLLNSSLHEFETLPNLSTLSPELRERCQNAFKLPKNRTTSFRPVAVIASQNDFRMLNQMSCFTLHDMSAPLDEHEQSPFLEKVVIPAKHINRIRSELVILGIRRSILFPDIENYAKELRSLQKK; encoded by the coding sequence ATGACATCTCAGAGCAAAACAATCACAAGTATTTCAGATCTTATTGAACATATTAGAAATTCCGGGGACTATATGCCATGGTTTCGAGGACAACGTAAAGAATCATGGCCCTTGCAGCCTTATATATATCGAAACTACACCCCACACCTTGAATCACAAATGATTCAACGATTCATGTTGAAGGCACAAGTATTTATAGATAATTGTCCAGCAAAAACAGAATATGGAGATTGGCTGGTATTGATGCAGCATTATGGATTGCCAACTAGACTCCTTGATTGGTCTGAATCCCCTTTAGTCGCAGCATATTTCGCAACCGCCGGTAACAAAGGGACAGAAGATGCATCCATTAGCATGCTGAATCCCGGATTATTAAATTCTTCCTTACATGAATTTGAAACACTGCCGAACTTAAGTACGCTAAGTCCGGAACTAAGAGAAAGATGTCAAAATGCCTTCAAACTCCCTAAGAATCGAACCACTTCATTTAGACCAGTTGCAGTAATTGCCAGTCAGAATGACTTTAGAATGCTCAATCAAATGTCATGTTTTACTCTTCATGACATGAGCGCACCTTTGGATGAACATGAACAAAGTCCATTTTTAGAAAAAGTTGTTATTCCAGCAAAGCACATTAACAGAATCAGATCAGAATTGGTCATACTTGGCATTCGTCGTTCTATTTTATTTCCAGATATAGAAAATTACGCAAAAGAACTGAGAAGCTTGCAAAAAAAATAA
- a CDS encoding DUF389 domain-containing protein, whose protein sequence is MKQKNDDNFIVYCVRLLSKSLHLKVSPERFDVICKTVAEGSQPEARFYIMVVVSTLIAGAGLISNSTAVVIGAMLVAPLMTPIFGISLALVREDTKLLNRASLAEIVGVVAAIGMGLVVGWLALKTDPYLKVTPEMLSRTNPNMADLAVAVLAGLAGAYALIDEKISPILPGVAIATAIVPPLANSGLCIAYGAYSGAIGSFLLFFTNFVSILLVSSVLFYRAGMARATVADTPHRIFRKFGLASIGFIVMLVILANSFSTIIRDRMVHHQVKKRLTVEFADYATTGLDKLLINIRDGKVHALAQIYSSGTLSSDAVQRIEDQIAVKLEMPVSLVVREISSSDISSEGSNVALVEHTLDGFFVNDDVRPSVRTVQASELVIKDYLRAHTGLHLVHADFFHLEDQAVILAKISGVRRLAIDEIKMLESKIREKVKLPRLRLILRFEDVALYTDAGLILPYWDSKSSPNKKQADVVDKIRLALENSFSKNEHYLLESIHNSIVGGQYETLVAVSGAGAFERKELVALENHLESLVGNQVQLYVWINKGPVMTRKGLVSFAQLNESRKGRLNEDDEQLLWKTLRRVR, encoded by the coding sequence ATGAAACAGAAGAATGATGACAACTTTATTGTGTACTGTGTGCGGCTTCTTTCAAAATCATTGCATTTGAAAGTTTCACCTGAACGTTTCGATGTTATTTGCAAAACTGTTGCAGAAGGCTCGCAGCCCGAAGCTCGATTTTACATCATGGTTGTGGTGTCCACGCTGATTGCCGGGGCTGGACTTATAAGTAACAGTACTGCAGTTGTTATCGGGGCGATGCTTGTGGCTCCTCTGATGACTCCTATTTTCGGAATTTCTTTGGCTCTTGTGCGTGAGGATACAAAGCTGTTGAACCGTGCTTCCCTAGCGGAAATAGTTGGGGTCGTGGCGGCTATAGGCATGGGGCTGGTGGTAGGGTGGCTTGCCCTAAAAACAGACCCCTATCTTAAAGTTACTCCTGAAATGTTATCCAGAACCAACCCTAATATGGCCGACCTTGCCGTAGCTGTGCTGGCTGGGCTTGCGGGAGCTTATGCCCTTATTGACGAAAAGATAAGTCCCATCCTGCCGGGAGTGGCCATAGCCACAGCCATTGTCCCGCCCCTAGCTAACAGTGGACTGTGTATCGCTTACGGGGCTTACAGCGGAGCCATTGGTTCGTTCCTTTTGTTTTTTACAAATTTTGTGTCCATTCTGCTTGTGTCCTCCGTACTTTTTTACAGGGCGGGAATGGCTCGTGCTACTGTTGCAGATACTCCCCATAGAATCTTTCGAAAATTCGGCCTTGCGAGCATTGGCTTTATTGTAATGCTCGTCATCTTGGCCAACTCTTTTTCAACGATAATACGTGATCGCATGGTGCATCATCAGGTTAAGAAAAGATTGACCGTTGAGTTTGCAGATTATGCGACAACAGGCCTTGATAAACTCCTTATTAATATCCGTGATGGAAAGGTTCATGCCCTTGCACAGATCTATTCTTCCGGCACATTGTCCTCGGATGCAGTGCAAAGGATTGAAGACCAGATCGCTGTGAAACTTGAAATGCCTGTCAGTCTGGTTGTTAGAGAAATTAGTTCCAGTGACATCTCCTCCGAAGGTTCAAATGTTGCGTTGGTGGAGCACACGCTGGATGGTTTTTTTGTGAATGATGATGTTCGGCCCAGTGTTCGTACTGTGCAGGCTTCTGAGTTGGTGATTAAAGATTATCTCCGTGCTCATACAGGGTTGCATCTGGTACATGCCGACTTTTTCCATCTTGAAGATCAAGCAGTGATTCTGGCTAAAATTTCCGGGGTCCGCAGGCTTGCAATAGATGAAATCAAGATGCTGGAATCGAAGATCAGAGAGAAAGTTAAACTGCCACGACTCAGACTTATTCTGCGTTTTGAAGATGTTGCTCTTTATACCGATGCGGGGCTCATCCTTCCTTATTGGGATTCCAAATCCTCCCCGAATAAAAAACAGGCTGATGTTGTTGATAAAATCAGGCTGGCTCTTGAGAATTCTTTCTCTAAAAATGAGCACTATTTGCTCGAATCAATTCATAATTCTATTGTAGGCGGCCAGTATGAAACGCTTGTAGCTGTCAGCGGGGCGGGAGCTTTTGAAAGAAAAGAACTCGTAGCTTTGGAAAATCATCTGGAATCACTTGTTGGTAATCAGGTGCAGCTTTATGTCTGGATCAATAAAGGGCCCGTCATGACCCGAAAAGGGCTTGTTTCTTTTGCGCAGTTGAATGAATCAAGGAAAGGCAGGTTGAATGAGGATGATGAACAGCTGCTCTGGAAAACTTTGAGAAGGGTTCGTTAG
- a CDS encoding zinc ribbon domain-containing protein YjdM, whose translation MENIPNCPKCKCEHVYSDGSALICPECNFEFQPEDVAEKVYKDANGNVLVDGDTVIITQDLKVKGASGSIKKGTKVKNIRLVEPEDGIHDISCKIPNFGAMMLKTSIVKKA comes from the coding sequence ATGGAAAATATACCAAATTGTCCGAAGTGTAAGTGTGAGCATGTGTATTCTGATGGTAGTGCGCTTATTTGCCCAGAATGTAATTTTGAGTTTCAGCCTGAAGACGTAGCAGAAAAAGTGTACAAAGATGCAAACGGCAATGTCTTGGTTGACGGCGACACCGTCATCATTACCCAAGACCTAAAGGTAAAAGGCGCATCTGGTTCCATTAAAAAAGGAACAAAAGTAAAAAACATCAGATTGGTAGAACCAGAGGATGGAATTCACGACATCTCCTGCAAAATACCTAACTTTGGTGCAATGATGCTTAAGACCTCTATAGTAAAGAAAGCGTAG
- a CDS encoding methyl-accepting chemotaxis protein — MFKLKLKGQLLFPILSIIILGIISLQTFSYIKSSNILEDEIVTAITRDANAATRSLEEWMESITGNLSNWSRNKIFIQAIEGNTQAAQDAHSFTLNALKDFPWYEGVALVGADGKVITASPESYASLDVENREYFKTSIGGSIAKSKPLTSRATGNPIFVVSTPIKDRSGTVKGVLFAVIKITDLYDMILAPIKIGQNGYAFLTDSKGLIIGHPNPKYIMELDVSGSDYGKVMIAQKKGKYKYFFDKQNQWKAMAFSEVEQTGWLVAVTAPLGELMTPLSAIRNVAIVGTLLTILAAALVIFLIVGRISNSFSTFVSVFQKIAQGDLRITISEKDLAKGDEIGDMARAVKQMSENLTETITSISGATNEMSAGSEELSASSQSVAEGANAQAASIEEISSSMEEMTSSLRQNADNAKQTQGIAVQAATDAEAGGEAVAKTVEAMTEIAGKISVIENIARQTNLLALNAAIEAARAGEHGKGFAVVAAEVRKLAEHSGKAAAEISALSASSVNVANEAGNMLGRIIPDIQKTAELIEEISATTAEQNGGVEEINRSIQQLDDVIQSNASSSEEMAATSEQLAGQSEILRTAVGIFTFNQNTTSHKSALPASKSAHQRQRFSEDQGFERF, encoded by the coding sequence ATGTTCAAACTAAAGCTCAAAGGGCAACTACTTTTCCCCATTCTATCAATTATCATCCTTGGAATAATCTCGCTTCAAACATTCAGCTATATAAAATCATCAAACATCCTTGAAGATGAAATTGTAACTGCCATAACTCGTGATGCGAATGCAGCAACCAGATCTCTTGAAGAATGGATGGAAAGCATAACGGGAAATCTATCCAACTGGAGTAGAAACAAAATTTTCATTCAAGCTATTGAAGGGAATACGCAGGCAGCACAGGACGCACACTCATTTACTCTAAATGCACTTAAAGATTTCCCCTGGTACGAAGGTGTCGCCCTCGTAGGGGCTGACGGCAAAGTTATTACAGCCAGCCCGGAAAGCTACGCATCGCTTGATGTTGAAAATCGAGAATACTTTAAAACTTCTATAGGCGGCAGTATTGCTAAGTCCAAGCCTCTGACTAGCCGCGCAACAGGTAATCCCATATTTGTTGTATCAACCCCGATCAAAGATAGATCAGGAACGGTCAAAGGTGTCCTTTTCGCTGTAATCAAAATCACTGACCTATACGACATGATTCTCGCCCCCATCAAAATCGGTCAAAATGGATATGCTTTTCTCACAGATTCTAAAGGCTTGATCATCGGACATCCTAATCCCAAATACATAATGGAACTGGATGTAAGCGGATCAGATTACGGAAAGGTTATGATTGCCCAGAAAAAAGGTAAATATAAGTACTTCTTCGATAAGCAAAACCAGTGGAAGGCAATGGCTTTTTCCGAAGTAGAACAAACAGGCTGGCTTGTTGCGGTAACAGCTCCTCTCGGAGAGCTCATGACCCCGCTTAGCGCAATTCGGAATGTAGCAATTGTCGGAACATTACTAACTATTCTTGCGGCGGCACTTGTGATCTTCCTAATCGTCGGCCGGATATCCAACTCATTTAGCACTTTTGTAAGTGTCTTTCAAAAGATTGCTCAAGGCGACCTACGCATTACCATTTCGGAAAAGGACCTCGCAAAAGGCGACGAAATTGGAGACATGGCCCGTGCAGTTAAACAAATGTCTGAAAACCTGACAGAAACAATTACGTCAATCAGTGGAGCCACAAATGAAATGAGTGCGGGTAGCGAAGAACTGTCAGCATCCTCACAGAGTGTAGCTGAAGGAGCTAATGCCCAAGCTGCAAGTATTGAAGAAATATCTTCGAGCATGGAAGAAATGACTTCGAGTTTGCGCCAAAATGCTGACAACGCTAAGCAAACACAAGGGATAGCTGTTCAGGCGGCTACAGATGCTGAAGCTGGTGGAGAGGCTGTTGCAAAAACAGTTGAAGCTATGACTGAAATAGCGGGTAAAATCAGTGTAATTGAGAACATTGCACGGCAAACTAATTTGCTTGCACTTAATGCTGCAATTGAGGCTGCTAGAGCAGGTGAACACGGTAAAGGATTTGCCGTCGTCGCAGCAGAAGTTCGTAAATTGGCTGAGCATAGCGGCAAGGCCGCAGCTGAAATAAGCGCACTTTCAGCATCAAGCGTAAATGTCGCAAATGAAGCTGGAAATATGCTGGGACGAATCATTCCAGACATTCAGAAAACAGCCGAGCTAATAGAAGAGATATCTGCTACTACCGCTGAACAAAATGGAGGAGTGGAAGAAATAAACCGCTCCATTCAGCAACTTGATGACGTTATTCAATCAAATGCCTCTTCCTCAGAAGAAATGGCCGCAACTAGTGAGCAACTTGCCGGACAGAGTGAAATACTGCGCACCGCAGTCGGAATCTTTACTTTCAATCAGAATACAACTTCGCATAAGAGTGCTTTACCTGCTTCGAAAAGTGCGCATCAGCGTCAAAGGTTCTCTGAAGATCAAGGTTTTGAGCGATTCTAA
- the gltS gene encoding sodium/glutamate symporter, with amino-acid sequence MADLLIPTYEVTGRQIIIMSILVLYLGTFVTKHIKFLNKNNIPNSVTGGLICSIVVAMLAGFGVVQLTFDLQLRGILLLIFFSTIGLNAKLRSLLRGGKALILLVVACSVFLVLQNVMGVSVAMLLGFSPTFGLFGGSIPFAGGHGTVIAWGEVATAKGVTGASEFGIACATLGLIFGGLLGSPVAGWLIKKENLQPDDAKDADGKSNVKDADSKGAKRHISVEDIIDTTLALALCLGAGDAVNRYLFAYEIRLPGFLTALVAGVVITNLADPLKVSIRHNVIDILGGVSLQLFLTMSLMSMDLLSLADSAMLLVITMAAQALLVVFFATQVVFRLLGKDYDAAMICGGFLGLGLGATPVAIASMDAVAKRYEPSAKALLVIPLVGAFFIDLINAGTIQTFLNHPFFQ; translated from the coding sequence GTGGCTGATTTACTGATTCCTACATATGAAGTTACCGGCCGGCAGATCATTATAATGTCTATTCTCGTTTTGTATCTCGGTACTTTTGTTACCAAACACATCAAATTTTTGAACAAGAACAATATTCCTAACTCAGTAACCGGTGGTTTGATTTGTAGCATTGTCGTGGCTATGCTTGCAGGTTTTGGAGTTGTTCAACTTACCTTTGATTTACAGCTTCGCGGTATTTTGCTCCTCATCTTTTTTAGTACAATCGGACTTAACGCAAAGCTGCGCTCGTTGCTCAGAGGTGGAAAGGCTTTAATTCTTTTGGTTGTGGCTTGCTCGGTCTTCCTCGTCTTGCAAAATGTTATGGGTGTTTCTGTTGCGATGTTGCTTGGATTCTCTCCTACCTTCGGGTTGTTTGGTGGGAGTATTCCTTTCGCAGGGGGGCACGGAACTGTTATCGCTTGGGGCGAGGTGGCTACTGCTAAAGGTGTCACCGGAGCATCGGAATTCGGCATTGCCTGCGCTACGCTAGGCTTAATTTTCGGAGGATTGCTAGGAAGTCCTGTTGCTGGCTGGCTGATTAAAAAGGAGAATCTCCAGCCTGATGATGCAAAAGATGCTGATGGGAAATCTAATGTTAAAGATGCCGACTCGAAGGGAGCTAAACGCCATATCAGTGTTGAAGATATTATTGATACTACTCTTGCTTTGGCTCTTTGTCTTGGTGCCGGGGACGCTGTGAATCGCTATTTATTTGCTTATGAAATACGTTTGCCGGGTTTCCTCACCGCACTAGTCGCGGGAGTGGTAATAACCAACCTTGCAGATCCACTTAAAGTGAGCATCAGGCATAATGTTATTGATATTTTGGGCGGAGTTTCGCTCCAGTTGTTTTTGACCATGAGCCTTATGAGTATGGATCTACTTTCACTTGCAGATTCTGCAATGCTACTAGTGATTACCATGGCTGCTCAGGCTCTTTTAGTTGTGTTCTTCGCGACTCAGGTTGTGTTCCGCCTGCTTGGCAAAGATTACGATGCCGCAATGATTTGCGGAGGGTTTTTAGGGCTGGGGCTTGGAGCGACGCCGGTTGCTATTGCGAGTATGGATGCTGTCGCAAAAAGATATGAGCCGTCTGCGAAAGCGTTGCTTGTAATTCCTTTAGTGGGAGCATTCTTTATCGATTTAATTAATGCTGGAACGATTCAGACTTTTTTGAATCATCCGTTTTTTCAGTAA